In Vibrio cyclitrophicus, one genomic interval encodes:
- a CDS encoding Na+/H+ antiporter NhaC family protein has protein sequence MSNSKNSNAVIAPSAVALIPLIVFLALFIGVGTYLSLQGVDFAFYQLPAPIAALPAVMLALLLSKDKLNRAIEQFLGGVGHKDIIAMCMIYLLAGAFAAVAKASGGVDATVNLGLSAIPTSMILPGIFLISAFIATAMGTSMGTIAAVAPVALGIADSAGMSIPLTAGVVLSGAMFGDNLSIISDTTIAATRSQGCEMRDKFKENIRIALPAALIAIVIFAFNSTATQVPETGPIEWLKVLPYITILILAVSGMNVFVVLTIGILLAGGVSLGSVENYGLTDYAQDIYAGFGNMQEIFLLSMLIGGLSELMRRQGGLAFLTNLVSGLIRAFGSSHSKQANGRASELGIAGLVSMVNLCTANNTVAIIVSGSVARQLAEENNVSPRRSASLLDIFSCVIQGVLPYGAQVLLLGSVFNLSPLDIVANSYYCFALAIVAVVAVFIKHPARQTATA, from the coding sequence ATGTCTAATTCAAAAAATTCTAATGCGGTAATTGCCCCTTCGGCAGTTGCGCTTATCCCTCTGATCGTATTCCTAGCGCTGTTTATTGGCGTAGGTACGTACTTGTCACTGCAAGGCGTCGATTTTGCGTTCTATCAGCTTCCAGCTCCGATTGCGGCTTTGCCTGCTGTTATGTTGGCGTTGCTGCTAAGCAAAGATAAATTGAACCGTGCTATCGAACAATTCTTAGGTGGAGTGGGTCACAAAGACATTATCGCAATGTGTATGATCTACCTATTGGCGGGTGCTTTTGCCGCTGTAGCTAAAGCCTCTGGTGGCGTCGACGCTACTGTAAACCTTGGCCTATCTGCTATTCCAACTAGCATGATTCTGCCGGGTATCTTCCTTATTTCTGCATTCATCGCGACAGCAATGGGCACTTCGATGGGCACCATCGCCGCGGTAGCACCTGTTGCATTGGGCATTGCAGATTCAGCAGGTATGAGCATTCCACTGACAGCAGGTGTTGTTTTGAGTGGTGCGATGTTTGGTGACAACCTGTCTATCATCTCTGATACCACCATTGCCGCGACCCGCTCGCAAGGCTGTGAGATGAGAGATAAATTTAAAGAGAACATCCGCATTGCACTTCCAGCTGCATTGATCGCGATTGTTATCTTTGCTTTCAATAGCACAGCAACTCAAGTTCCTGAAACAGGCCCAATTGAGTGGCTGAAAGTACTACCGTACATCACCATCCTGATTCTTGCGGTATCTGGCATGAACGTATTCGTTGTGCTGACCATTGGTATCTTGCTGGCAGGTGGTGTGAGCCTAGGTTCTGTTGAGAACTACGGCTTGACGGATTACGCTCAAGATATCTATGCAGGCTTCGGCAATATGCAGGAAATCTTCCTACTATCGATGCTGATTGGTGGTTTGAGTGAGCTGATGCGTCGCCAAGGCGGACTGGCTTTCTTGACAAACTTAGTGAGCGGTTTAATTCGTGCATTTGGTTCTTCACACTCTAAGCAAGCGAATGGTCGTGCGAGTGAGCTAGGTATTGCTGGCTTGGTGTCTATGGTGAACCTATGTACTGCAAACAACACGGTAGCGATTATTGTTTCTGGTAGTGTGGCTCGCCAATTAGCTGAAGAAAATAACGTTTCTCCACGTCGCTCTGCAAGCTTACTGGATATCTTCTCTTGTGTGATTCAAGGCGTATTACCTTACGGTGCACAGGTATTGCTATTAGGTTCGGTATTTAACTTATCGCCTTTGGATATCGTGGCTAATTCTTACTACTGTTTCGCTCTTGCAATCGTGGCTGTGGTTGCTGTGTTTATCAAACACCCAGCACGTCAAACTGCAACAGCATAA
- a CDS encoding helix-turn-helix transcriptional regulator, whose protein sequence is MSQTPKAIGSTSTAITLDIDQRPAVVVPKSYPNGFVIDWHFHRYHQLVCARCGVMAVETENDLWLIPPQRAVWVPAYQKHKVYMYGDAEMKNLYLHQNIDLDLPSESCVLNISAMLREIINHLAEYAEQADQALFSQPYRNLIQVVLDQLKVAPQASVNIPTPSDKRLVPICEAILEDPANNQSLKEWAERANVSSRTLSRMFRSDLGMSFIDYRQQARLFSALKLLANNNPVTTVALSCGFSSFSAFNQLFKLNFGVTPGKFFSDPL, encoded by the coding sequence ATGAGCCAAACACCCAAAGCCATCGGTTCAACGTCAACCGCGATTACCTTGGACATTGATCAGCGACCTGCTGTCGTGGTTCCCAAGTCGTATCCAAATGGGTTTGTTATTGATTGGCACTTCCACCGTTATCATCAATTAGTATGTGCACGCTGTGGTGTCATGGCGGTAGAGACAGAAAATGACTTGTGGTTGATTCCACCGCAACGCGCGGTTTGGGTTCCCGCTTACCAAAAACACAAGGTTTACATGTATGGCGATGCAGAGATGAAGAACCTCTACCTGCATCAAAACATAGATCTCGACTTACCCAGTGAAAGTTGTGTGCTCAACATATCGGCCATGCTGAGGGAGATCATCAATCACCTTGCTGAGTATGCCGAACAGGCAGATCAAGCTCTCTTCAGTCAGCCTTATCGAAACTTGATACAAGTGGTATTGGATCAACTGAAAGTCGCACCGCAAGCCTCAGTGAATATTCCAACCCCCTCCGATAAACGGTTAGTTCCGATCTGCGAAGCGATCTTAGAAGATCCGGCGAATAACCAATCATTAAAGGAATGGGCAGAGCGAGCCAACGTCAGCAGTCGAACACTGAGTCGTATGTTTAGAAGTGATTTAGGAATGTCATTTATCGATTATCGACAACAAGCTAGGTTGTTTAGCGCTTTGAAATTGTTGGCAAATAATAACCCCGTTACGACCGTTGCTTTAAGCTGCGGGTTTTCCAGTTTCAGTGCGTTCAATCAGCTCTTTAAACTCAACTTCGGGGTCACTCCGGGTAAGTTTTTCAGTGACCCTTTGTAG
- a CDS encoding MFS transporter, with amino-acid sequence MKRLLNSLSLNLGHGLNHYVLLIFPSAVLTLHLEWGMGYAELLSVGSAAMIVYGVMSLPVGWLADYWSRTGLMKVFFFGTGSAAIATGFAQDAFQISIGLCVIGLFASIYHPVGTALVFGSSEKTGRAIAVNGLYGNLGLALAAVVTTYLSQTFSWRVSFMIPGVVCIFAGVVYCYVCDVKPCQHKVEQNDNMQPISTNKVARLIACIGLIAFVGGLVFQTTTTSLPKVLHTQLTSSIGFSGALTTFIFVCAAFIQLSIGELIERMSVKKLLVLITVCQLAFLLLTTVVQGWWLIPVFMGLMLSTYAQIPVNDWLVGHYSAPAWRSRIYALKYTLSFSSAPIAYWLISSVYSATAGFAAMFLILAVGMLTAVSAALLIPDLSTQEYKTEEEQAIESL; translated from the coding sequence ATGAAGCGCTTACTCAATTCGTTATCTCTCAATCTTGGCCACGGCCTCAATCATTATGTTTTGCTTATTTTCCCAAGTGCCGTGCTGACGTTGCATTTAGAGTGGGGGATGGGCTATGCCGAGCTATTGAGCGTTGGCAGTGCAGCAATGATTGTTTATGGCGTGATGTCTTTACCTGTAGGTTGGCTTGCCGACTATTGGAGCCGCACAGGATTAATGAAGGTGTTCTTCTTTGGGACAGGTTCAGCAGCTATTGCGACTGGGTTTGCCCAAGACGCTTTTCAAATTAGTATTGGCCTATGTGTTATCGGTTTGTTTGCCTCTATCTACCATCCCGTTGGCACTGCACTTGTTTTTGGCTCTTCTGAAAAAACGGGTCGAGCGATCGCGGTTAATGGCTTGTATGGCAACCTGGGGTTAGCGTTAGCAGCGGTAGTGACGACGTATTTGTCACAGACTTTCTCTTGGAGAGTCTCATTCATGATTCCGGGTGTGGTCTGCATTTTTGCTGGCGTTGTGTACTGTTATGTTTGCGACGTTAAACCCTGTCAGCACAAGGTTGAGCAGAATGACAACATGCAGCCGATTTCTACCAATAAGGTCGCTCGCTTAATCGCTTGTATAGGGCTGATAGCCTTTGTTGGTGGTCTTGTTTTTCAAACCACGACGACATCTTTACCTAAGGTTTTGCACACTCAACTGACTTCATCAATTGGTTTCTCAGGGGCTTTGACAACGTTCATTTTTGTGTGTGCAGCTTTTATCCAGTTGTCGATCGGCGAACTGATTGAGCGCATGTCAGTCAAAAAGCTATTGGTGTTGATTACTGTCTGCCAGTTGGCGTTTTTGTTATTAACGACTGTAGTGCAGGGGTGGTGGCTTATTCCGGTATTTATGGGGCTGATGTTGAGTACCTATGCGCAAATTCCAGTGAATGACTGGTTGGTTGGGCATTACTCAGCACCAGCGTGGCGTTCTCGAATCTATGCTCTCAAATACACCTTGAGTTTTAGTAGCGCGCCAATAGCCTATTGGCTTATTTCTTCGGTCTATTCAGCAACCGCAGGATTTGCGGCGATGTTTTTGATATTAGCGGTTGGGATGCTCACCGCGGTGTCTGCTGCCTTGTTGATTCCGGATTTAAGTACGCAAGAATACAAAACTGAAGAAGAGCAAGCTATCGAAAGCCTATAG
- a CDS encoding multidrug effflux MFS transporter, whose product MLFFLVIISAFPPLTIDLYLPALPQMVEVFNTDQSMVNLTLSSYFVTYAVGLLFWGPLSEKFGRKPILLIGLASYMVASVICAMTNSIEQLIGARVFQAFAGSAITVIASAIVKDLYDGREREKIMATIMSLVIIAPMVAPVFGAFLLKIASWRMMFVTLAIFGAFASALAFCYRETLESKYQGSIFRSWGRMGVVMKNRSFVKLLVIFSIIPMALMGFLAAGSYIYINHFGLTEQQFSYAFAFNALCASFGPTIYMKLSYRMPVQRVISGCFTLLALAGVFTLTIGDLSPWFFAFIAAPATLMAIIMRVPGTNLMLNQQDHDTGSAVALIQFFSMICGSLGMVLVSIRPDSLIENLGFIQLSVGTLGGLMWLMVRNKEYVTTKLN is encoded by the coding sequence ATGCTATTTTTCCTCGTCATCATCAGTGCGTTTCCTCCATTGACCATCGACTTGTATTTGCCAGCCCTTCCACAAATGGTTGAGGTGTTCAATACCGACCAATCGATGGTCAACCTAACCCTGAGCAGCTACTTCGTGACCTATGCGGTTGGCCTATTGTTCTGGGGACCGCTTAGCGAAAAATTTGGCCGCAAGCCTATCCTATTGATTGGCTTAGCAAGCTATATGGTCGCGAGCGTGATATGCGCAATGACCAACAGCATCGAGCAATTGATTGGTGCTCGTGTATTCCAAGCCTTTGCTGGCAGTGCTATCACTGTTATCGCATCCGCCATCGTGAAAGACCTTTATGACGGCCGAGAACGCGAAAAGATCATGGCGACTATCATGTCATTGGTGATCATCGCGCCTATGGTCGCGCCTGTATTTGGTGCTTTCTTGCTGAAAATCGCATCTTGGAGAATGATGTTTGTCACTCTCGCTATTTTTGGTGCGTTCGCCTCAGCATTAGCTTTCTGCTATCGAGAGACGCTCGAAAGCAAATACCAAGGTTCTATATTCCGTTCATGGGGAAGAATGGGCGTGGTCATGAAAAACCGCTCGTTCGTCAAACTACTGGTCATTTTCTCTATCATTCCGATGGCATTGATGGGCTTTCTTGCGGCAGGGTCTTATATTTACATCAATCACTTTGGGTTGACCGAACAACAGTTTAGTTACGCGTTCGCATTCAATGCATTATGCGCCTCATTTGGTCCTACAATTTACATGAAGTTGTCCTACCGAATGCCGGTTCAAAGAGTCATCTCAGGATGTTTTACTTTGTTGGCGCTTGCGGGAGTCTTCACCCTAACCATCGGTGACCTGTCACCTTGGTTCTTTGCTTTCATCGCAGCCCCAGCCACTTTAATGGCCATCATTATGCGAGTACCCGGCACTAACTTGATGCTGAACCAACAAGACCACGACACAGGCTCTGCAGTTGCACTGATTCAGTTCTTTAGCATGATCTGTGGCTCACTAGGCATGGTCTTAGTTTCAATCCGTCCAGACTCGTTGATTGAAAACCTCGGCTTTATCCAATTATCCGTTGGCACACTAGGTGGCTTGATGTGGCTGATGGTCAGAAATAAAGAGTATGTGACGACAAAGCTGAATTAA
- a CDS encoding RNA pseudouridine synthase, producing MHSSNSTHDSENSHTPEHCFTRFQQPIESYSLPERFTFPFYYEPHPLCEIASYQLQQYLETQTDWQHDFGLDSDAGRGKMFGVLLVKSPEGELGYFSAFSGKIADQNLLPHFVPPVFDMLSSDSFFHQDTADMMAVNAKFKALQVNAEYLELCQQLAQQKAQAEQEIEAQRLLIIEGRKTRKEQREQGKENLDEQTFEQLNNELNKASVADKNQQKYLKLNWEQTLNELQGKVDVFTTQLAELKEQRAHISHQLQHKLFSQYAFQNAEGNIEDLNQIFEDTPNKVPPAGSGECAAPKLLQYAYLNGYTPLALAEFWWGRSPKSEIRKHKKYYASCQSKCVPILGHMMKGLEVDPNPLLENPAEGKELDILFQDEHIVVVHKPAGFLSVPGKTIKDSAYTRVQEMHQDVEGPFVIHRLDMATSGILIFALTRRANKSLQKQFITREVEKRYVAMIEGVLAEDEGYVRLPLRGDLYDRPRQIVCFEHGKPAETKWEVIERNQDTTKVYLHPKTGRTHQLRVHCSHEEGLNMPIVGDGLYGNKADRLHLHAERLTLHHPVTKEWMEFQFDAEF from the coding sequence ATGCACTCATCAAACTCAACGCACGACTCAGAAAACAGCCACACACCTGAGCATTGCTTCACTCGCTTTCAACAGCCGATCGAGTCATATTCGTTGCCTGAGCGTTTCACCTTCCCATTTTATTACGAACCGCACCCACTGTGTGAAATTGCCTCTTATCAGCTTCAACAGTATCTAGAAACTCAAACCGATTGGCAGCATGACTTCGGACTCGATTCTGACGCTGGTCGCGGCAAAATGTTTGGTGTGTTACTGGTGAAAAGTCCTGAAGGTGAATTGGGGTACTTCTCAGCTTTCTCTGGAAAAATCGCCGACCAAAACCTACTGCCTCACTTTGTTCCTCCTGTATTCGACATGCTGAGCAGCGACAGCTTTTTCCATCAAGACACGGCTGACATGATGGCTGTGAATGCGAAATTTAAAGCCCTGCAAGTGAACGCTGAATACCTAGAACTGTGTCAGCAGCTAGCACAACAGAAAGCACAGGCAGAACAAGAGATCGAAGCGCAACGTTTGTTGATTATTGAAGGCCGAAAAACGCGTAAAGAGCAACGTGAACAAGGCAAAGAAAACCTTGATGAGCAAACTTTCGAACAGCTAAATAACGAGCTTAACAAAGCCAGTGTTGCCGACAAGAATCAGCAGAAGTACCTTAAACTCAACTGGGAACAAACTCTGAATGAGCTTCAAGGCAAAGTTGACGTGTTTACGACTCAATTAGCTGAACTCAAAGAGCAAAGAGCTCACATTTCTCATCAGCTTCAACACAAGTTGTTTTCACAATACGCTTTCCAGAATGCGGAAGGTAACATTGAGGATCTAAACCAGATCTTTGAAGACACGCCAAACAAAGTGCCACCAGCAGGCTCAGGCGAATGCGCTGCGCCCAAATTGCTGCAATACGCGTACTTGAATGGTTACACGCCATTAGCATTGGCTGAGTTTTGGTGGGGTCGTTCGCCGAAATCTGAAATCCGAAAACACAAGAAATACTACGCCTCTTGCCAAAGTAAGTGTGTACCGATTTTAGGCCATATGATGAAAGGTCTTGAGGTCGACCCAAACCCATTGCTAGAAAACCCAGCAGAAGGCAAAGAGCTGGATATCTTGTTCCAAGATGAGCACATCGTTGTGGTACACAAGCCTGCAGGTTTTCTATCCGTACCGGGTAAAACCATCAAAGATTCGGCATACACACGCGTTCAAGAAATGCATCAAGATGTTGAAGGGCCCTTTGTTATCCACCGTTTGGATATGGCGACCTCCGGCATTCTAATCTTCGCCCTCACTCGACGTGCGAACAAGAGCTTGCAGAAGCAGTTCATTACTCGTGAAGTCGAGAAGCGTTACGTGGCAATGATTGAAGGCGTTCTAGCAGAAGATGAAGGTTATGTTCGACTGCCATTGCGTGGTGATTTGTATGACCGCCCTCGTCAGATTGTCTGCTTCGAACACGGCAAGCCTGCAGAAACCAAATGGGAAGTGATTGAGCGAAACCAAGACACCACCAAGGTTTATCTGCACCCGAAAACTGGCCGTACGCACCAGTTACGGGTTCACTGTTCACATGAAGAAGGCCTTAACATGCCTATTGTCGGTGATGGCCTGTATGGTAACAAAGCTGACCGACTGCACCTACACGCAGAAAGACTTACGTTGCACCACCCTGTGACCAAAGAGTGGATGGAATTCCAGTTCGACGCTGAATTCTAA
- a CDS encoding NUDIX domain-containing protein — translation MIPFNTSIVSGVAISEINGQMKMLLMKRVKGEFWCHVAGSIEAGETGWQAIVREFEEETQIKVEALYNAQFLEQFYEAHVNVIQLIPVFAVLCPLNQAIELNDEHTEYRWCNLEEAKALAPFPNQHAVYDHIWSYFVDKPVNPLYRVKLS, via the coding sequence ATGATTCCATTCAATACTTCGATTGTATCCGGTGTCGCTATTTCAGAGATCAACGGACAAATGAAAATGTTATTAATGAAGCGTGTGAAAGGCGAATTTTGGTGCCATGTCGCAGGATCGATTGAAGCAGGTGAAACAGGCTGGCAGGCTATCGTGCGCGAGTTTGAAGAAGAGACCCAAATTAAAGTGGAAGCTTTGTATAACGCGCAGTTTCTGGAGCAGTTTTACGAGGCGCATGTGAATGTGATTCAGCTAATCCCTGTCTTTGCAGTGCTATGCCCGCTCAACCAAGCGATTGAACTGAATGACGAGCATACTGAGTACCGTTGGTGCAATTTAGAAGAAGCAAAAGCGTTAGCGCCGTTCCCTAACCAACATGCCGTCTATGATCATATCTGGTCGTATTTTGTCGACAAACCAGTAAACCCGCTTTACCGAGTGAAATTGAGCTAG
- a CDS encoding bifunctional diaminohydroxyphosphoribosylaminopyrimidine deaminase/5-amino-6-(5-phosphoribosylamino)uracil reductase RibD, whose protein sequence is MNPQYMLQALEASRQALPDCQPNPPVGCVLVKNDKVVSVGYTQKVGGNHAEVEALNSYDGETEGVTAYVTLEPCSFVGRTPACANTLAKAGVKHVIVAILDPDPRNNGRGVAILESHGVKVDVGLCQEQVSAFLTPYLGKS, encoded by the coding sequence ATGAACCCACAATATATGCTGCAAGCACTTGAAGCTTCGCGCCAAGCCCTACCCGATTGCCAACCAAACCCGCCAGTAGGCTGCGTTTTGGTGAAGAACGATAAGGTGGTGTCTGTTGGATATACGCAAAAGGTCGGGGGAAACCACGCAGAGGTTGAAGCACTGAATAGCTATGACGGCGAAACGGAAGGCGTTACCGCTTACGTAACTTTAGAGCCATGTTCATTTGTTGGCAGAACACCCGCTTGCGCCAATACTTTAGCCAAAGCAGGTGTAAAACACGTCATCGTCGCCATACTAGACCCAGACCCTCGTAATAATGGCCGTGGTGTTGCGATCCTTGAATCGCATGGCGTGAAGGTGGATGTAGGGCTATGCCAAGAACAAGTGAGCGCTTTTCTAACCCCGTATCTTGGTAAGTCTTAG
- a CDS encoding nucleotidyltransferase family protein: MIHSLANRIVTLVKQDPLRVQVLDFVSQLDLPQCYVAAGFVRNLVWDHLHGYASPTPLNDIDVIYFDTIDTSYESDLRYEALLKQRLPELNWQVRNQACMHTRNGDEPYQGSLDAMSYWPEKETAVAVKQSLNGDIECISSFGLESLFDLKITPNPNRSRDVFDQRVQSKNWLSHWPKLTIGNS; encoded by the coding sequence ATGATACATTCGCTAGCCAACCGCATCGTCACATTGGTCAAACAGGATCCCTTACGAGTTCAGGTTTTAGACTTTGTCTCTCAGTTGGATTTACCTCAGTGCTATGTTGCTGCGGGCTTTGTGAGAAACCTCGTTTGGGATCACCTACATGGTTATGCCTCCCCGACCCCACTCAATGATATTGATGTGATCTACTTTGATACCATTGATACCTCTTACGAATCGGATCTTAGGTACGAGGCTCTGCTTAAACAAAGGTTACCCGAACTGAATTGGCAAGTTCGCAATCAAGCCTGCATGCACACCAGAAATGGGGATGAACCTTACCAAGGCTCATTGGATGCGATGAGTTACTGGCCAGAGAAAGAAACCGCCGTCGCTGTAAAACAAAGCCTCAATGGAGACATCGAGTGTATTTCGTCTTTTGGCTTAGAGAGTTTGTTTGATTTGAAAATCACACCGAACCCCAATCGCAGTCGCGACGTGTTTGATCAACGAGTCCAATCCAAAAACTGGTTATCCCATTGGCCAAAGTTAACAATTGGAAACAGTTAA
- a CDS encoding antibiotic biosynthesis monooxygenase: MSKVILQGHILVPDNDLEAVTQALVVHKELTLEEPGCVVFRVSQSTLQPNRFEVYEEFISREAFETHQQRVKASEWGEISQNVTRHYQVTDIPTS; the protein is encoded by the coding sequence ATGAGTAAAGTCATTCTACAAGGGCATATTCTTGTGCCAGACAACGACCTAGAAGCAGTCACACAAGCCTTGGTTGTGCACAAAGAACTGACACTGGAAGAACCTGGTTGTGTCGTGTTTCGAGTCAGTCAAAGCACGCTTCAACCTAATCGCTTTGAAGTGTATGAAGAATTCATTAGCCGAGAAGCATTCGAAACGCACCAACAGCGAGTAAAAGCCTCTGAATGGGGCGAAATCTCCCAGAACGTGACGCGTCATTACCAAGTCACCGATATTCCGACATCATAA
- a CDS encoding ABC transporter ATP-binding protein — protein sequence MSTLLSVKNVTKTYSNQVGVENISFELKPGQVLGLLGHNGAGKSTLIKSLLGGHNYQGEIKVNGYHPIHQHAELMLHLSYISDVNVLPEWMTVKQLLRYTKGVHPSFNKQKAEQTLSSTNIKLSSTIKQLSKGMKVQLHLAVIIATDTQVLILDEPTLGLDLLYRDTFYRHLLEWFHDGERAMIIASHEVSEIEHLLTDVLILKQGHCVMQKSMEDIENDYFIIDVANNHSSEIQKLNPLTSQPGLGTTKWLLEGQYKTQVESLGNIYNVGLADLFLATQTEKA from the coding sequence ATGAGTACTTTACTTTCAGTGAAAAACGTAACCAAAACCTATTCAAACCAAGTGGGTGTTGAGAACATCAGCTTTGAGTTAAAGCCGGGGCAAGTGCTTGGGCTGCTTGGCCACAATGGCGCGGGTAAATCGACACTGATCAAATCATTGCTTGGTGGACACAACTATCAAGGTGAGATTAAGGTTAACGGCTACCACCCTATCCACCAGCATGCAGAACTCATGCTGCACTTGTCGTACATCTCAGACGTTAACGTGTTGCCCGAATGGATGACCGTTAAGCAACTGCTTCGATACACAAAAGGTGTGCACCCTAGCTTCAACAAGCAGAAAGCAGAGCAAACATTAAGCAGCACCAACATCAAGCTCTCTTCGACTATCAAGCAGCTTTCTAAGGGCATGAAGGTACAACTTCACCTTGCGGTCATCATCGCGACTGACACTCAAGTGTTGATCTTAGATGAGCCTACACTTGGCCTAGATTTGCTATACCGCGATACTTTTTATCGCCATCTACTAGAGTGGTTCCACGATGGCGAACGCGCGATGATCATTGCAAGCCATGAGGTTTCAGAGATTGAACACCTATTAACGGATGTGTTGATTCTGAAACAAGGTCACTGTGTGATGCAAAAGAGCATGGAAGACATCGAGAACGACTATTTCATTATCGATGTCGCAAACAACCATTCAAGCGAGATTCAGAAGCTCAACCCACTGACCTCACAGCCTGGGCTAGGAACGACTAAGTGGTTGCTGGAAGGCCAATATAAAACGCAGGTTGAATCATTGGGTAACATCTACAACGTGGGTCTCGCAGACCTATTCCTTGCAACACAGACGGAGAAGGCATAA
- a CDS encoding GntR family transcriptional regulator — protein sequence MTEWKDDQPIFRQLAAKISDQILQGVWLELQALPSVRAVAADLKINHLTVMKSYQLLVDEGLVEKKRGQGMYVAEGALQKLKESAHQSFINTQIPAIAETLGIIDMSVEELVKQLEQHIKDKS from the coding sequence ATGACCGAATGGAAAGACGACCAACCGATCTTTAGGCAGCTTGCCGCCAAGATCAGTGACCAAATTCTTCAGGGTGTTTGGTTAGAGCTACAAGCATTGCCCTCTGTACGTGCGGTTGCCGCCGATCTCAAGATCAACCACCTTACTGTCATGAAAAGCTACCAGTTACTGGTGGATGAAGGCTTGGTAGAGAAAAAACGTGGCCAAGGCATGTATGTGGCCGAAGGGGCACTTCAAAAATTGAAAGAGTCCGCACACCAATCATTCATCAACACACAGATCCCAGCCATCGCTGAGACGCTAGGCATCATTGATATGAGTGTCGAAGAACTCGTGAAACAGCTAGAACAACATATAAAGGACAAGTCATGA